Part of the Streptomyces sp. NBC_01264 genome, ACGCACGATGGCAGCCGAAACCGACTGGTAGGCGAACGCCGTGACAAGAATCGTGTGCGCCAGGATCACGATCGAGCTGGTGCCGTTGAGGAGCAGCGGCGGCTTGCTGAAGGCGACGAGCACGGCGAGGCCGACGACCACGGACGGCACGGCGACCGGCAGCATGAACAGCGCGTCCAGGGAGCTCTTTCCGCGCTTCTTCAGCCCGGCGGCGGCGAGCGCCGCCCAGGTGCCGACGGTGAGCGCGATCCCGCTGGCGGCCAGGGCCGTGAGCAGCGAGGTGGTCAGCGCCTGGAGGGATTCTCCCCGGACGGCCGCGGCGTAGTTCTCGGTGGTGGGGCCGGAGGGGAAGGCCCCGGACCAGTGCGTCGAGAGGGACGCGGCCACCACGACGAGCAGCGGGAGCGCGAAGAGGGGCAGGAAGAGGATGCCGAAGAGGCTCCAGGCGGCCCAGCGGCCGCTCTTGCTATGCACCAGCACGCTTGCTCACCACCCGGTAGAGGCCGAACAGGCCGACGGAGATCACGATGTTGACGACGGCGACCACGCAGGCGGCCGAGTAGTCGGATTCGAGGATCGCCTTGCCGTAGATGAGCATCGGCAGCGTGGTGACGTCCTTGGCTCCGGTGAACAGGACGATCCCGAACTCGTTGAGGCACATGACCAGGACGAGGCTGCCGCCGGCGGCGAGCGCCGGGAGGGACTCGGGGAGGATCACCCGGCGGATGATGCGGCCGGGCTTCGCGCCGAGCGAGGAGGCCACTTCCAGCTGGGCGGTGTCCAGTTGGGAGAAGGCGGCGAGCAGCGGGCGCATCACGAAGGGCGTGAAGTAGGTGATCTCGGCGAGGAGGACGCCCCAGGGGGTGGTCAGGAAGTGGAAGGGGCCCTCGGTGGCGCCGAATCCTTCGGTCCACAGGCCGTTGGCCATGCCGACGGTGCCGTAGATGAAGAGGAGGGCGAGGGTGATGAGGAAGGAGGGGAAGGAGAGGAAGACGTCGATGAACTTGGCCACGGCGCGGGCCCCGGGGAACGGGACGAAGGCGATGACCAGCGCGAGCGCGAAGCCGAGGACCAGACAGCCCGCGGTGGCGCCGACGGCCAGCCAGACCGTGGTCCCGAGTGCTTCGCGGAAGGAGTGCGAGGCGAAGACGAAGGCGTAGGCGTCGAAGGCGCCGCCCCCGTTCTCGGGGGACAGCGACTGCTGGACGACCAGCACGAGGGGGTAGAGGAAGACCAGCGCGAGCACGGCGACGGGAGGCACGGTCCACAGCCAGCCGGGAACGCTACGGGGGCCCCGTGCGGCCTTCGCCGCGAAGCCGTCGGGGGCTCCGGCCGGGCTTTGGGGCGTGCCGGGGGCAGGGCTTCGTACGGGCTGGTGGGGTATGACCCGGGCGGGCTCGGGGTCGGTGGCCGCCGGCCCCGGTGCGGGGGTGCGCCGGTCCGTGGCCTCAGCCATCGGAGACCCCCGCGGCCAGCAGTACCGCGTCCCGCGGCTCGAAGTGGAGGGTGACCTGGTCGCCCAGCGCCGGGGTCTCGCGCAGTTCGGGCAGGTCCGCCTTGACCCGGTGGCCCTCGATGTCCACGTAGAGCCGGTGGGTCGAACCGCGCCACTGCACCTCGGTGATGGTCCCGCTCAGCGCGTTGGGGCCGGCGCCGAGGCCGAGCAGGTGCGGGCGTACGCACAGGGTGGCGGTGGCGCCGACGGCCGCGCGGCCGGGGTCGAGGGCGAGGGGGTGCCCGGCGAAGAGCGCGCCCCCGTCGGCGACGGTGACGGGCAGCAGGTTGGCGTTGCCGACGAAGGAGGCGGTGAACTCGGTGCGCGGGGCCCGGTACAGCTCCTGCGGGGTGCCGCAGTCCTGGAGGCGGGCCCGGTCCATGACGGCGATCCGGTCGGCCAGGGTCAGGGCCTCGACCTGGTCGTGGGTGACGTAGAGGATGGACACGTCGGGCAGTTCGCGGTGCAGCCGGGCCAGTTCGGCGAGCATCCCCGAGCGCAGCTGCGCGTCGAGCGCGGACAACGGCTCGTCCAGCAGGAGGACCCCGGGGCGGATGGCGAGCGCGCGGGCGATGGCCACGCGCTGCTGCTGTCCGCCGGAGAGCTCGCGGGGGTAGCGCTTGGCGTAGGCCGCCATGCCGGTCATCTCCAGCGCCTCGGCGACCCGGCCCGGTATCCCGGCCTTGGGCGCCTTCTGCGCCTTGAGGCCGAAGGCGACGTTGTCCGCGACGCGCATGTGCGGGAACAGCGCGTACTGCTGGACGACCATGCCGATGCCGCGCTTGTGCGGCGGGAGCGCGGTGACGTCCCGGCCGCCGAGCAGGATCCGGCCCGAGGCGGGCCGGACGAAGCCGGCCACCGCGCGCAGGGCCGTGGTCTTGCCCGAGCCGGAGGGGCCGAGCAGCGCCATGACCTCGCCGGGCTCGACGGTCAGGTCGAGGGAGTCCAGGACGGTGTTGCCGCCGTAGGCGACGGAGACGGAGTCGAAGCGGATGCCGCTCACGCGCCGGGCTCCCCGGACTCCTCGTGCGCGACGCGCTCCAGCAGCGCGGGCAGTTCGGCGATGGAGCCCAGGACGTGGGTGGCGCCGTGCCCGGTCAGGGCCGCGCGGTCGTGGGCGCCGGTGAGGACGCCCGCCACGATCCCGGCGCCGGAGCGGACCCCGCTGAGCATGTCGTACGAGGTGTCGCCGGCGACCACGGTGTCGCGTACGTCGGCCACGGCGCCGGTGCGCAGGAAGGCGGCCAGCACCATGTCCGGGTAGGGCCGGCCGCGGCCGCCCGCGTCGGCGGGGCACAGGGTGAGGTCGGCCAGGTCCTGCCAGCCGAGGGCGTCGAGGATGGCGTCCTGGGTGACGCGGGCGAAGCCGGTGGTCAGAGCTACGGTGCGGCCGTCGGCGCGGAGCTTCTCGATGGCCTCGCGGGCGCCGGGGATCGGGGCGATGAGGCCGCCGTCCACGAGTTCCCCGTAGGCCTGCTCGAAGGCGGAGTTGGCGCGCTGGGCGAGGTCCTCGGCGCCGAAGAGGTGGCGGAAGACGGAGATCTTCGACTCGCCCATGGTGTCGCGGACGTACTGGAGCTTGGTGGCGTGGTCGGCGCTGCCCGGCTCGACGCCGAGGCGCTCGGCGGCCCGCTCGAAGGCGCGCTCGACGAGGCCGCCGTCGGCGACGGTGGTGCCGGCCATGTCGAGGACGATCAGGCGGCGAGTGCGGGGGGTGTCGGTATCGGTCATGGTGCTTACCAGCCCAGTTCGTTCGCGGTGGTTTCGGCTATGGCGGGCGAGCAGGTCATGCCCCGGCCGCCGGGTCCGGTCACCAGCCAGACGCCGTCGGCCACCTGCTGGCGGTGGACGACGCGGGTGGTGTCGGTGCATTGCGCGTACACGCCCGCCCAGCGGTGCCTGATCTGCGGCAGCGGGCGGCCCAGGAAGGACTCGACGACCTCGGTGAGGTGCGTGTACGGGTCTTCGAGGGTGTCGAACGCGAAGGGGTGTTCGTACTCGTGGGTGTCGCCGATGGTCAGCCCGCCGTCCTGCCGCTGCACCATCAGGAGCTGCATCTTGTGCGCGGCGGCGATCGGCGCCTGGGCCTGCTCGGCGTTGAGCTCGTCGAGGGCTTCGCTCTTGTAGGCGGGGTAGTAGCGGAAACTGTCGGCGTCGGCGACCGAGGTCGTCAGGGACTCGCCGAGCGGGGCGGTCTGCATCATCTGCAGCCGGACGCGGCGCACGGGCAGGTCGGGGACCAGCTCGCGGACCAGGCCGGAGAGCCAGGCTCCGGTGGCCAGGATCACCGCGTCGCCCCGGTGGACGTCGCCGTGGTCGTCGCGGACGGCTCCGTGCCCCACGACCTCGCGCACTTCCCGCCCGGGGAGGAAGGTGTAGCGGCCGGAGGCCTTGAGGGCTTCGCGCAAGTGGAGCTGTGCGGTGCGCGGTTCCACGGCCGCGTCCCGCTCGCACCACAGGGCGGCCTCGAACGCGCCGCGCAGGGCGGGGTTGATCGCCCTGGCCTCCTCGGCGGTGACCAGCTTGTAGCCGCGGGCGGCGGCGTCGGCGCGGGCCACGGCGGCCTCGGCGACGGCGTGCTCGCGGGAATTGCGTACCGGGGTCAGCGAGCCGATGGCGCGGAAGCCCAGGCCGGGCACCCGCTCACCGATCGCCTCCCAGAGCTCGCGGGCCCGCAGGGCGGTGTCGAGCTCCTCGCCCCCGGCCCGGCCACTGACCCAGATCTGGCCGAAATTGCGCAAGGATGCGCCGCGGGCCTCCGCTTCTCGCTCGATCTGGACCACCTCGTGGCCGCGTTCCACTGCTTGCCAGGCGTGCATGGTGCCTACCACGCCGCCTCCGACGACTATGACTCTCACGTGCTCCAAGGTGACGGCGGCCCGTGACCCCGGAGGATCCCCCGGGCGGCGCCAAGGTGAACAGCCTCCAACGCTTGGACTAGACCCGTTACCATTTTGTGATCGCTGTTCGCCCTCTTTGATCTCATTCGGGGGCTTCGGTCGGGACTATTCGGGCCGCAGGTGGGTCGTGAAGCTGAACCGGTCACCACGGTAGAGAGAACGCACCCGCTCCAGCGGCCTGCCGTCCTGATCCCGGGAGAAGCGGTGGATGAGCAGCATCGGGAGCGCGGGCGGGGTGCCGATCAGCAGGGCCTCGCGGGGGGTGGCGAGGACCGTTTCCAGCTTCTCGTCGGCGTCACCGAAGGCGATGCCGAGGCTGTCGTGGAGGTACCCGTAGAAGGAGGAGTCCGGCTGGAAATCGACGTCGAGGCGGGGTGCGCGGGCGACCCGGACGTACGTGCTCTCCAGCCCGACCCTCTCCTCGTCGGCGAGCAGCACCCGCTCCAGGTGCCAGACGGGCTCCCCGGGCTCGGCGCCGATGCCGGGGGCGACGGGGGCCGGGCAGGAGAAACGCTCGAGGCCGATCAGGTGGCGCCCCGGGGTGCGTCCCTGGCGGCGCACGCCCTCGGTGTAACTCGCCAGCGACAGGGGCTGTTCGAGCTTCGGCCCGGCCGCGACGGTACCGCGGCCCGAGCGGCGCAGCCGGCCCTCCAGCAGCAGCTCGCGCAGGGCCTGGCGGACGGTCTCGCGGGAGACCTCGTACTGCTCGGCGAGATCGCGCTCGGTGGGCAGCAGGCCCCCCTCGCCGAGCTCGTCGAGCAGCCCGGCGATGCGGGCCTTGACGGCGTAGTACTTGGGGATGCGGCCGTGCTCGGGGATGCCGGAGCGGACGGGCAGGCCGGGCTGATGGTGGTGCGCGTAGGCGGTCGGTTCTTCCACCCTCGGACTCTACGTGGCCTGCGTGCCGGTCCCCTTGCGCAGCCGGCGGGCCCCGAGCAGGAGCCCGCCGCCACCGGCCAGGGCGGCCGCGGCGCCCGCCCCGTACGCCCAGGCCGCCGGGGTGCGGCCGGTCGCGGCCAGCGCTCCGGCCTCGCCGGTCTCGCCGCTCTCCGCGTCCGGACCCTGGATCTCGAACCGGTAGCCGCCCGCCTCCCCGATCCAGTCGCCGTCGTCACCCTTGCGCTGCACCAGCGCGGCGTCGGCGACGGCCTCGCCGAGGGGGGCGCCGGGGGCGAAGGCGAGCCGGACGGTGACGGTCACGGAGCCGCCGGGGCCGATGGTGAAGCCGGAGAACGCGTCACCCCCGTCGAAGACGGCGACGATCTCGTCCCGGTCGGTGCGCTCCAGACTGACGGGAAGGGCATGGCCGGGGGCGTCGAACTCCATCCGGAAATGGGCGGGCCGCAGGGCGTGCGCCGGGTCGGTGAAGACCACGACGGGGTGGATGGCCGTGCACCGGGCGGTGGTGGTGTTGGTGAGGTCGAGGTACCAGGTCTGCGCGGCGCCGCCGGTGCGGTACACGGCCGGTCCCCCGCGGATACGGGCGCCGATGGGGAACTGCGTGCTCTTCCCGTCACCGCAACTGGCCTCCACCCGCGAGGGCAGCGCGGGCGCGGGACGGGCTCCGCCGCCGTTGCCGATGTCCGCGTACGCAGTGGTGGCGGTGGTGACGGCGGGGGCCGTGGCGGCCACGAGGACGGCTGCAAGGGCAAGGGCTTTGCGCAGTCGCATGGAGAACCCCTACTCGCCGACGCCAGAACAGAACGACCCATTAAACGATTGCCGGACAACCCGACAATCACCCCGGCCTTGCCCGCACCCTCCCACGCCCCCCGAACCCCCTGTCCAGCACCACGCCCAAGTTCTACCCGTTTCCCCCCATTCGGCGCACGGGGTCCGGGGGGGGCGGGGGCCTCCTGGCCGGCCCCCCCTCAATCCCCCCGCCCGAACAACGGGCCAAGCACCAGCTCCGCCGCCCCCTCCGCCACTCCCCCCTCCACCAGTTCCACCCTCACCGCACCCCCCACAAAGGCCCGCACCCCCAAAACCCCCCGCACCCCCTCCAGGAACACGCCCGGCGCAGCCGCCACCACCCGCCCCCCGAGCAACACCCGGTCCACATCCAGCAGCGCGACCAGGTTCGCCGCCGCCTCCCCCACGATCCGCGCCGCTTCCTCCAGCCGGCCCCCGGCGACCGCGTCCAGGCACAGCACCTCCGCGCACCCGCGCCCCCCGCACCGGCAGGCCGGCCCGTCCAGCCGCAGCACCTGGTGCCCGAACTCCCCCGCCGCCGAGCGCCGCCCCCGGTAGACCTCGCCGGTGCCGGCCAGCCGGAGCCCCGCCCCCAGTCCGGTGCCGACGTGCACGTACGCCACGGCCTCCCCGAAGCCGGCCTCTCCGAAGCCCGCCCCCGCCGCGACCCCCGCGTTGGTGTCCTTGTCCACCCGCACGGGAACCCCCAACCGCCCCTCCAGCACCTCCCGCAACGGGAATCCCTCCCACTCCGGGAACCCCGTCACCCTCCCCAGCACCCCGGTCCGCCAGTCCAGCGGCCCCGGCGCGGCCACGCCGATGCCCAGCAGCGGCCGGTCACCGCACACCCGCGCGACCGCCCGTACGACGTCCTCGACCACCGGCTCCGGACCGGCCCCGAAGTCCAGCGGGGCATGCCCGTCCGCGACGACGCGGCCCGCCAGGTCGACCCGTACCGCCGTGAGCTCGTCGCGGTCCAGGTGCACCCCGACCGCGTGCCGCGCCTCCGGCACCAGCCTCAGCAGCGTGCGCGGTTTGCCTCCCGTGGACGCCTCGCGTCCGGCGTCGGCCACCAGGCCCTCGCCCCGGAGCCGCGCGGCGATCTTGCTGACCGCCTGCGGGGTGAGGCCCGTACGCGCGGCGAGGTCGCCGCGGCCGAGCCCGGCGGGGCCGGCTCCGCGCAGGAGATCCAGTACCAGCGCGTCGTTGTGCCCGCGCAGCACCGGAAGATTCACGCCGCTGCCGCCATTCGCGTCACCTCTGCTGCCCCTGCTACCCCTGTCCACCTGGCCATTGTCCACCCTCCTTGCACTTAAGCAACACTGTTGCCAAAGTGGTCACCATGAACGCCACCACCCCCGCCACCTCCCCCGCACCCCTCCGCGTAGGTCTCGTCGGCTACGGCCTGGCCGGTTCCGTCTTCCACGCCCCGCTGGTCTCCGCGACCGAGGGCCTGGTCCTCGACACCGTCGTCACCTCCGACCCGGGCCGCGCCGCCCAGGCGCGCGAGGCCTACCCGGACGTCCGGATCGCCGCCACCGCCGACGAGCTGCTCGCCCAGAGCCCCGCCCCCGACCTGATCGTCATCGCCTCCCCCAACAAGACGCACGTCCCGCTCGCCACGACCGCCCTCACCGCCGGCATCCCGGTGGTCGTGGACAAGCCGCTCGCCGCCACCGCCGCCGAGGCCCGCGAGCTGGCCGCGCTCGCCGACCGGACCGGAACCTTCCTGTCGGTCTTCCAGAACCGCCGCTGGGACAACGACTTCCTCACCCTGCGCCGCCTCGTCGCCGACGGCGAACTGGGCGAGGTCCAGCGCTTCGAGTCCCGTTACGAGCGCTGGCGTCCGCAGCTCAAGGGCGGCTGGCGCGAGTCCGGCGCCCCCGAGGAGATCGGCGGGCTGCTGTACGACCTCGGCAGCCACGTGGTGGACCAGGCCCTGGTGCTGTTCGGTCCGGCCGTACGGGTCTACGCGGAGACCGACGTACGCCGCCCGGGCGCAGAGGCGGACGACGACACCTTCATCGCGCTCACGCACGCGAGCGGGGTCCGCTCCCACCTCTACGTCAGCGCGACCACGGCCCAGCTGGGCCCGCGCTTTCGCGTACTGGGCTCGCGCGCGGGCTACGTCAAGTACGGACTGGACCCCCAGGAAGCGGCCCTGCGCGAGGGCCTGCGCCCCGGCGACCCCGAGCGGACCTGGGGCGAGGAGCCCGAGCACCTGTGGGGGCGGCTGGGCTCCGGCGAATCGCCGCTGACCGGCGGGGGCACGCCGGTGCGGACGGCACCGGGCGACTACCCGGCGTACTACGCGGCCGTGGCCGCGGCCCTGCGCGACGGCGGCCCGGCCCCCGTCACGGCCCTGGAGGCGGCGCACTGCCTGGACGTGCTGGAGGCGGCCCGCAGGTCGTCGAGCGAAGGGTGCACGG contains:
- a CDS encoding Gfo/Idh/MocA family oxidoreductase; translation: MNATTPATSPAPLRVGLVGYGLAGSVFHAPLVSATEGLVLDTVVTSDPGRAAQAREAYPDVRIAATADELLAQSPAPDLIVIASPNKTHVPLATTALTAGIPVVVDKPLAATAAEARELAALADRTGTFLSVFQNRRWDNDFLTLRRLVADGELGEVQRFESRYERWRPQLKGGWRESGAPEEIGGLLYDLGSHVVDQALVLFGPAVRVYAETDVRRPGAEADDDTFIALTHASGVRSHLYVSATTAQLGPRFRVLGSRAGYVKYGLDPQEAALREGLRPGDPERTWGEEPEHLWGRLGSGESPLTGGGTPVRTAPGDYPAYYAAVAAALRDGGPAPVTALEAAHCLDVLEAARRSSSEGCTVKV
- a CDS encoding 2-aminoethylphosphonate ABC transporter permease subunit; translation: MAEATDRRTPAPGPAATDPEPARVIPHQPVRSPAPGTPQSPAGAPDGFAAKAARGPRSVPGWLWTVPPVAVLALVFLYPLVLVVQQSLSPENGGGAFDAYAFVFASHSFREALGTTVWLAVGATAGCLVLGFALALVIAFVPFPGARAVAKFIDVFLSFPSFLITLALLFIYGTVGMANGLWTEGFGATEGPFHFLTTPWGVLLAEITYFTPFVMRPLLAAFSQLDTAQLEVASSLGAKPGRIIRRVILPESLPALAAGGSLVLVMCLNEFGIVLFTGAKDVTTLPMLIYGKAILESDYSAACVVAVVNIVISVGLFGLYRVVSKRAGA
- a CDS encoding ROK family protein, with the translated sequence MNLPVLRGHNDALVLDLLRGAGPAGLGRGDLAARTGLTPQAVSKIAARLRGEGLVADAGREASTGGKPRTLLRLVPEARHAVGVHLDRDELTAVRVDLAGRVVADGHAPLDFGAGPEPVVEDVVRAVARVCGDRPLLGIGVAAPGPLDWRTGVLGRVTGFPEWEGFPLREVLEGRLGVPVRVDKDTNAGVAAGAGFGEAGFGEAVAYVHVGTGLGAGLRLAGTGEVYRGRRSAAGEFGHQVLRLDGPACRCGGRGCAEVLCLDAVAGGRLEEAARIVGEAAANLVALLDVDRVLLGGRVVAAAPGVFLEGVRGVLGVRAFVGGAVRVELVEGGVAEGAAELVLGPLFGRGD
- a CDS encoding ABC transporter permease, giving the protein MLVHSKSGRWAAWSLFGILFLPLFALPLLVVVAASLSTHWSGAFPSGPTTENYAAAVRGESLQALTTSLLTALAASGIALTVGTWAALAAAGLKKRGKSSLDALFMLPVAVPSVVVGLAVLVAFSKPPLLLNGTSSIVILAHTILVTAFAYQSVSAAIVRLDPAYEQAAASLGARPAYVLWRVKLPLLLPSLTAAAGLCFALSMGELSATMMLYPPDWMPLPVRIFTATDRGSLFSGSAVAVVLMATTLLVLLAVSRVRTRATYR
- a CDS encoding TIGR03364 family FAD-dependent oxidoreductase; the encoded protein is MRVIVVGGGVVGTMHAWQAVERGHEVVQIEREAEARGASLRNFGQIWVSGRAGGEELDTALRARELWEAIGERVPGLGFRAIGSLTPVRNSREHAVAEAAVARADAAARGYKLVTAEEARAINPALRGAFEAALWCERDAAVEPRTAQLHLREALKASGRYTFLPGREVREVVGHGAVRDDHGDVHRGDAVILATGAWLSGLVRELVPDLPVRRVRLQMMQTAPLGESLTTSVADADSFRYYPAYKSEALDELNAEQAQAPIAAAHKMQLLMVQRQDGGLTIGDTHEYEHPFAFDTLEDPYTHLTEVVESFLGRPLPQIRHRWAGVYAQCTDTTRVVHRQQVADGVWLVTGPGGRGMTCSPAIAETTANELGW
- a CDS encoding ABC transporter ATP-binding protein; the encoded protein is MSGIRFDSVSVAYGGNTVLDSLDLTVEPGEVMALLGPSGSGKTTALRAVAGFVRPASGRILLGGRDVTALPPHKRGIGMVVQQYALFPHMRVADNVAFGLKAQKAPKAGIPGRVAEALEMTGMAAYAKRYPRELSGGQQQRVAIARALAIRPGVLLLDEPLSALDAQLRSGMLAELARLHRELPDVSILYVTHDQVEALTLADRIAVMDRARLQDCGTPQELYRAPRTEFTASFVGNANLLPVTVADGGALFAGHPLALDPGRAAVGATATLCVRPHLLGLGAGPNALSGTITEVQWRGSTHRLYVDIEGHRVKADLPELRETPALGDQVTLHFEPRDAVLLAAGVSDG
- a CDS encoding GntR family transcriptional regulator encodes the protein MEEPTAYAHHHQPGLPVRSGIPEHGRIPKYYAVKARIAGLLDELGEGGLLPTERDLAEQYEVSRETVRQALRELLLEGRLRRSGRGTVAAGPKLEQPLSLASYTEGVRRQGRTPGRHLIGLERFSCPAPVAPGIGAEPGEPVWHLERVLLADEERVGLESTYVRVARAPRLDVDFQPDSSFYGYLHDSLGIAFGDADEKLETVLATPREALLIGTPPALPMLLIHRFSRDQDGRPLERVRSLYRGDRFSFTTHLRPE
- a CDS encoding phosphonatase-like hydrolase codes for the protein MTDTDTPRTRRLIVLDMAGTTVADGGLVERAFERAAERLGVEPGSADHATKLQYVRDTMGESKISVFRHLFGAEDLAQRANSAFEQAYGELVDGGLIAPIPGAREAIEKLRADGRTVALTTGFARVTQDAILDALGWQDLADLTLCPADAGGRGRPYPDMVLAAFLRTGAVADVRDTVVAGDTSYDMLSGVRSGAGIVAGVLTGAHDRAALTGHGATHVLGSIAELPALLERVAHEESGEPGA